Proteins encoded by one window of Massilia sp. NR 4-1:
- a CDS encoding c-type cytochrome, translated as MKRILMVGAVVVSAFASQAALANADLAKAKNCMACHAVANKLVGPAYKDVAAKYAGQKDAETKLVQKVMKGGSGTWGAIPMPANPQVSEAEARTLVKWILTQK; from the coding sequence ATGAAACGTATTCTGATGGTTGGTGCTGTTGTGGTTTCTGCATTCGCTTCCCAGGCAGCTCTGGCTAACGCCGATCTGGCCAAGGCTAAGAACTGTATGGCTTGCCACGCGGTTGCGAACAAGCTGGTCGGTCCTGCTTACAAGGACGTGGCGGCGAAGTACGCAGGCCAGAAGGACGCTGAAACCAAGCTGGTGCAGAAGGTAATGAAGGGCGGTTCCGGCACCTGGGGCGCGATCCCAATGCCTGCCAATCCACAAGTGAGCGAGGCTGAGGCACGCACGCTGGTGAAATGGATTCTGACGCAGAAATGA
- a CDS encoding branched-chain amino acid ABC transporter substrate-binding protein, with the protein MSFKTKLIPFAIAMAFAGGAGAQEVVKIGHVGPVSGPSSHLGKDNENAAKMAVEDLNAKGFKINGKAVKFVLQLEDDGADPKQGTSVAQKLVDAKVNGVIGHLNSGTTVPASKIYFDAGIPQISPAATSPQYTKQNFNTAFRVVANDNKLGGTLGAYAVQKLSAKKIAVVDDRTAYGQGVADEFVKGAKKALPGVQIVDKQFTTDKASDFTAILTSIKAKNPDLIFFGGMDSVGGPMLRQIKALGIKAKFMAGDGVCTEPLARLAGAEAVNGIVTCAEAGGVMPDQQKAMDDFRARYKQKYGQEVQLYAPYVYDAVMTMATAMADAKSAEPAKYLPYLAKVKYQGVTGLITFDPKGDIKDGALTLFHYVDGKKTKMEVVK; encoded by the coding sequence ATGTCGTTCAAAACCAAGCTCATTCCATTTGCCATTGCGATGGCGTTTGCCGGCGGTGCCGGCGCGCAGGAAGTTGTGAAGATCGGCCATGTGGGCCCGGTATCCGGTCCCTCCTCCCACCTCGGCAAAGACAATGAGAACGCCGCCAAAATGGCCGTGGAGGATTTGAACGCCAAAGGCTTCAAGATCAACGGCAAAGCGGTCAAATTCGTGCTGCAGCTGGAAGATGACGGCGCCGACCCGAAACAGGGCACCTCGGTTGCGCAAAAGCTGGTGGACGCCAAGGTCAACGGCGTGATCGGCCACCTGAACTCCGGCACCACCGTTCCAGCCTCCAAGATTTACTTCGATGCCGGCATCCCGCAGATTTCGCCGGCCGCCACCTCGCCGCAATACACCAAGCAAAACTTCAACACTGCCTTCCGCGTGGTGGCGAATGACAACAAGCTGGGCGGCACCCTGGGTGCCTACGCCGTGCAGAAGCTGAGCGCCAAGAAAATCGCCGTGGTCGATGACCGCACCGCTTACGGCCAGGGCGTGGCTGACGAGTTCGTCAAAGGCGCGAAAAAAGCCCTGCCTGGCGTGCAGATCGTGGACAAACAGTTCACCACCGACAAAGCCAGCGATTTCACCGCTATCCTGACCAGTATCAAGGCTAAAAACCCCGATCTGATCTTCTTCGGCGGCATGGACTCGGTCGGCGGCCCGATGCTGCGCCAGATCAAGGCACTCGGCATCAAAGCCAAATTCATGGCCGGCGACGGCGTCTGCACCGAACCGCTGGCCCGCCTGGCAGGCGCCGAAGCCGTCAATGGCATCGTCACCTGCGCTGAAGCCGGCGGCGTGATGCCCGACCAGCAGAAAGCCATGGACGACTTCCGCGCCCGCTACAAGCAAAAATACGGCCAGGAAGTGCAACTGTACGCACCCTATGTTTACGATGCTGTGATGACCATGGCCACCGCCATGGCTGACGCCAAATCGGCCGAGCCGGCCAAATACCTGCCGTATCTGGCCAAGGTCAAATACCAGGGCGTAACCGGCCTGATCACTTTCGATCCGAAAGGCGATATCAAGGACGGCGCCCTGACCCTGTTCCACTACGTGGACGGCAAGAAGACCAAGATGGAAGTCGTGAAATAA
- the ilvD gene encoding dihydroxy-acid dehydratase — protein MPQYRSRTTTHGRNMAGARALWRATGMKDGDFDKPIIAVVNSFTQFVPGHVHLKDLGQLVAREIEASGGVAKEFNTIAVDDGIAMGHGGMLYSLPSRDLIADSVEYMVNAHCADAMVCISNCDKITPGMLMAAMRLNIPVVFVSGGPMEAGKVVKVVNGGQQVIKLDLIDAMIKAGDASVSDADVAEVERSACPTCGSCSGMFTANSMNCLTEALGLSLPGNGTIVATHADRKELFLQAGRLVVDLARRYYEQDDASVLPRSIATKAAFENAMALDVSMGGSTNTVLHLLAAAHEAQVAFSMADIDRISRKVPCLCKVAPMTDKYHIEDVHRAGGIIAILGELARAGLLDTSLPTVHSKSLGEAIEKYDIKRSDDPAVHQLFRAAPGGVPTQVAFSQAERYASHDADRSTGCIRDKAHAYSQDGGLAVLYGNLAENGCIVKTAGVDESILTFSGKARVFESQDAAVEGILGDTVQAGDVVIIRYEGPKGGPGMQEMLYPTSYIKSKGLGKACALLTDGRFSGGSSGLVIGHASPEAAEGGAIGLVEEGDMIDIDIPARKISLRITDAELANRRSAMEARGKDAWQPVNRERLVSQALQAYAALTTSADRGAVRDLSQLKR, from the coding sequence ATGCCCCAATACCGTTCACGCACCACCACCCACGGCCGCAATATGGCCGGCGCCCGCGCCCTGTGGCGCGCCACCGGCATGAAAGATGGCGACTTCGACAAACCCATCATCGCCGTGGTCAACTCCTTCACCCAATTTGTGCCCGGTCACGTGCACCTGAAGGACCTGGGCCAGCTGGTCGCGCGCGAGATCGAAGCGTCCGGCGGCGTGGCCAAAGAATTCAACACCATCGCCGTCGACGACGGCATCGCCATGGGCCACGGCGGCATGCTGTACTCGCTGCCGTCGCGCGACCTGATCGCCGACTCGGTGGAATACATGGTGAATGCCCACTGCGCCGATGCCATGGTCTGCATCTCGAACTGCGACAAGATCACGCCGGGCATGCTGATGGCCGCCATGCGCCTGAACATTCCCGTGGTGTTCGTGTCGGGTGGGCCGATGGAGGCGGGCAAGGTGGTCAAGGTCGTCAACGGCGGCCAGCAGGTCATCAAGCTCGATCTGATCGACGCCATGATCAAGGCGGGCGACGCCAGCGTGTCCGATGCCGACGTGGCGGAGGTGGAGCGTTCCGCCTGTCCCACCTGCGGTTCCTGTTCCGGCATGTTCACCGCCAACTCGATGAACTGCCTGACCGAGGCGCTCGGCCTGTCCCTGCCGGGCAACGGCACCATCGTCGCCACCCATGCCGACCGCAAGGAACTGTTCCTGCAGGCGGGCCGCCTGGTGGTCGACCTGGCACGCCGCTACTATGAGCAGGACGATGCTTCCGTCCTGCCGCGCAGCATCGCCACCAAGGCTGCGTTTGAAAACGCCATGGCGCTGGACGTGTCGATGGGCGGCTCCACCAACACCGTGCTGCATTTGCTGGCCGCCGCGCATGAGGCGCAGGTGGCGTTCAGCATGGCCGATATCGACCGCATCTCGCGCAAAGTGCCTTGTCTGTGCAAGGTCGCGCCGATGACCGACAAATACCATATCGAAGATGTGCACCGCGCGGGCGGCATCATCGCCATCCTCGGCGAACTGGCGCGCGCCGGCCTGCTCGACACCTCGCTGCCCACGGTGCACAGCAAGAGCCTCGGTGAGGCCATCGAAAAATACGATATCAAGCGTAGCGATGATCCGGCCGTGCACCAGCTGTTCCGCGCCGCGCCGGGCGGCGTGCCGACCCAGGTCGCCTTCTCGCAAGCCGAACGCTATGCCTCGCATGATGCCGACCGCAGCACCGGCTGTATCCGCGACAAGGCCCACGCTTACTCGCAGGATGGCGGGCTGGCTGTGTTGTATGGCAATCTGGCGGAAAACGGCTGCATCGTGAAGACGGCCGGCGTGGATGAAAGCATCCTCACATTCAGCGGCAAGGCGCGCGTATTCGAGAGCCAGGACGCGGCGGTGGAAGGCATCCTCGGCGATACGGTACAGGCGGGCGACGTCGTCATCATCCGTTACGAAGGCCCGAAAGGCGGTCCTGGCATGCAGGAAATGCTGTATCCGACCTCCTATATCAAATCCAAAGGCTTGGGCAAAGCCTGCGCCCTGCTGACCGACGGACGCTTCTCTGGCGGCTCGTCGGGCTTGGTGATCGGCCATGCCTCCCCCGAAGCAGCCGAAGGCGGCGCCATCGGCCTGGTGGAGGAGGGCGACATGATCGACATCGACATCCCCGCCCGCAAAATCAGCCTGCGCATCACTGACGCCGAGCTGGCAAATCGCCGCAGTGCCATGGAAGCGCGCGGCAAAGACGCCTGGCAGCCCGTGAACCGCGAGCGCCTCGTATCGCAAGCCTTGCAAGCCTACGCTGCCCTGACGACCTCCGCCGACCGCGGCGCCGTCCGCGACCTCAGCCAGCTCAAGCGCTAA
- the lgt gene encoding prolipoprotein diacylglyceryl transferase, whose product MLIHPMPDPVAFSLGPVQIHWYGLMYVLAFAMFLALGRVRVKQPHIAAQGWKAEDLDDMLFYGMLGVVVGGRLGEVIFYRPEFFLANPIEIFKVWHGGMSFHGGFLGVLLAMWLWSRKAKRNLLDVYDFIAPLVPLGYAAGRIGNFINAELPGRVADPSLPWAMIWPNVDALPRHPSPIYQALIDGLLVFAILWPFARQARPRLAVGAMFTLLYGCARFFTEYFRTPDYEVQFAGFTITSGQLLSLPMIAAALLMLLWSYKYSAGAKPAHA is encoded by the coding sequence ATGCTGATCCACCCGATGCCCGATCCGGTTGCCTTTTCGCTGGGACCCGTCCAGATCCACTGGTATGGCCTGATGTATGTACTGGCCTTCGCCATGTTTCTGGCGCTGGGCCGCGTGCGCGTGAAGCAGCCGCATATCGCCGCTCAGGGCTGGAAGGCCGAGGATCTGGACGATATGCTGTTCTACGGCATGCTGGGCGTGGTGGTCGGCGGCCGTCTGGGCGAAGTGATTTTCTACCGTCCCGAATTCTTCCTGGCCAATCCGATCGAAATTTTCAAGGTCTGGCATGGCGGCATGAGCTTCCACGGCGGCTTCCTCGGCGTACTGCTGGCCATGTGGCTGTGGTCGCGCAAGGCCAAGCGCAATCTGCTCGACGTGTATGACTTCATCGCGCCGCTGGTGCCGCTCGGCTATGCCGCCGGCCGCATCGGTAATTTCATCAATGCCGAGCTGCCGGGCCGCGTCGCCGATCCTTCCCTGCCCTGGGCCATGATCTGGCCGAATGTGGATGCGCTGCCGCGCCACCCTTCGCCGATCTACCAGGCGCTGATCGACGGCCTGCTGGTGTTTGCGATTCTTTGGCCGTTCGCGCGCCAGGCGCGGCCGCGCCTGGCCGTGGGTGCCATGTTCACGCTGCTGTATGGCTGCGCGCGTTTCTTCACCGAGTACTTCCGCACGCCGGACTATGAAGTGCAGTTTGCCGGTTTCACCATCACCTCCGGCCAGCTGCTGTCGCTGCCGATGATCGCCGCCGCGCTGCTGATGCTGCTGTGGTCCTATAAATATAGCGCCGGCGCCAAGCCCGCCCACGCCTGA
- a CDS encoding LysR family transcriptional regulator, with protein sequence MNIELRQLRYFLTVAEELHFGRAAKRLHMTQPPLSQAIQGLEELLGVRLFERNRRGVALTPAGDALLAEARRLLDQALELPAIVQRAAAGEAGRLSLAFVSSADYSVLPPFLRAYRSAYPQVQIRLQEATSDLQLDELLHGRIDAGLLIPPLPEKAKAELEYLPVLSEPLILAAPADLADLPSEGAVDLAALPPLPLIVFPRAISPGLHDAILAVFRAAGITPAIGQEAIQMQTIVSLVSAGMGIALVPQSVSNLRRPGVEYRPLTQSTPLVETGLAWRRDNASPVLRGFLELLRKRV encoded by the coding sequence ATGAATATCGAACTGCGCCAGCTGCGCTATTTTCTGACCGTGGCCGAGGAATTGCACTTCGGCCGCGCCGCCAAGCGCCTGCATATGACGCAGCCGCCACTTTCGCAAGCCATCCAGGGCCTGGAGGAGCTGCTGGGCGTCCGCCTGTTTGAGCGCAACCGGCGCGGCGTTGCACTGACCCCGGCCGGCGACGCCCTGCTGGCCGAGGCGCGCCGCCTGCTCGACCAGGCGCTAGAGCTGCCCGCCATCGTGCAGCGCGCGGCGGCGGGCGAGGCGGGGCGGCTGTCGCTGGCTTTCGTGTCCTCGGCCGATTACAGTGTGCTGCCGCCCTTCCTGCGCGCCTACCGCAGCGCCTATCCCCAGGTGCAGATCCGCCTGCAGGAAGCGACCTCCGACCTGCAGCTCGATGAGCTGCTGCACGGCCGTATCGACGCCGGCCTGCTGATTCCGCCCCTGCCCGAGAAGGCCAAGGCCGAGCTGGAATATCTGCCCGTGCTGAGCGAGCCGCTGATCCTGGCCGCGCCGGCCGATCTGGCGGACCTGCCGTCCGAAGGCGCGGTCGATCTGGCCGCGTTGCCGCCGCTGCCCCTGATCGTCTTCCCGCGCGCCATTTCGCCCGGCTTGCACGACGCGATCCTGGCGGTTTTCCGCGCCGCCGGCATCACGCCCGCCATCGGCCAGGAGGCGATCCAGATGCAGACCATTGTCAGCCTGGTATCGGCTGGCATGGGTATCGCACTTGTGCCACAATCGGTCTCGAACCTGCGCCGCCCCGGGGTAGAATACCGCCCGCTGACGCAGTCCACGCCGTTGGTCGAAACCGGCCTGGCCTGGCGCCGCGACAATGCCTCGCCCGTGCTGCGCGGCTTTTTGGAATTACTGAGAAAGAGAGTCTAG
- a CDS encoding DUF4124 domain-containing protein — MRTAPVLLLLLAAGTAGAQMYKWKDAKGVTHYSDTPPPASAKQAEVKNFNSAPGADLPALLAEVARSHPVILYTAADCAACAEGRALLQARGIPYSEKTVSTADDHAVLKKAGSAGQLPLLLVGQSKQIGFETATWDGLLSSAGYPLSSALPPGYRNPPVSSAAPHRPSAAERERQAQEAARAAAEAETRSKRPPPANAPPDFQF; from the coding sequence ATGCGCACCGCCCCCGTCCTTCTGCTGCTTCTGGCCGCCGGCACGGCCGGCGCCCAGATGTATAAGTGGAAGGATGCCAAGGGCGTCACCCATTACAGCGACACGCCGCCGCCGGCCTCGGCCAAACAGGCCGAGGTCAAGAATTTCAATAGCGCACCGGGTGCGGACCTGCCGGCCCTGCTGGCCGAGGTGGCGCGCAGCCATCCGGTCATCCTGTATACGGCGGCCGATTGCGCCGCCTGCGCCGAGGGGCGCGCCCTGCTGCAGGCGCGCGGCATTCCCTACAGCGAGAAAACCGTCAGCACGGCGGACGATCACGCGGTACTGAAGAAAGCGGGCAGTGCCGGCCAGCTGCCGCTGCTGCTGGTCGGGCAGAGTAAGCAGATCGGTTTTGAGACGGCAACCTGGGATGGACTGCTGAGTTCGGCAGGTTACCCCCTCAGCTCGGCCCTGCCGCCCGGCTACCGTAATCCGCCCGTGAGCAGCGCCGCGCCGCACCGCCCCTCGGCCGCCGAGCGCGAGCGGCAAGCACAGGAAGCGGCGCGCGCCGCCGCCGAGGCAGAAACGCGCAGCAAGCGCCCGCCGCCCGCCAACGCGCCACCGGATTTCCAGTTTTAA
- a CDS encoding DNA polymerase III subunit chi, producing the protein MTRIDFHSNVPDKIAYACRLLRKASAARNRVVVMTEDAAQMAELDAALWTFSATDFLPHVSVDHPLAPDTPIVLACSDDSELPSADLLVNLARRAPAQFENFPRLIEVVASDEADTAAGRQRFVAYKRQDFQPSHLTIGAQT; encoded by the coding sequence ATGACCCGTATCGACTTTCACAGCAATGTTCCCGACAAGATCGCCTATGCCTGCCGCCTCTTGCGCAAGGCCAGCGCGGCGCGCAACCGCGTGGTGGTGATGACCGAAGATGCCGCCCAGATGGCGGAACTTGACGCCGCCCTGTGGACGTTCTCGGCCACCGACTTCCTGCCCCATGTGAGCGTGGACCATCCGCTGGCGCCCGACACGCCCATCGTGCTGGCCTGCAGCGATGACAGCGAACTGCCATCTGCCGACCTGCTGGTCAATCTGGCGCGGCGCGCTCCGGCCCAGTTCGAGAATTTCCCGCGCCTGATCGAAGTCGTTGCCAGCGATGAGGCCGACACGGCTGCCGGCCGCCAGCGTTTCGTGGCGTATAAACGACAGGACTTCCAGCCCAGCCACCTGACCATCGGCGCCCAAACATGA
- a CDS encoding PIN domain-containing protein, translating to MGLILFDTCILIDAGHGLAEALGELAYYPSADWAISSITWIEMIVGAQAGEEEETVRFLQTFQILELDQAIAAEAAAVRRHSVRSTPKIALADAIILATAKVHGLTFITRNTRDFKGKNVRIPYELRPSTTFSAVNIAPPP from the coding sequence ATGGGGCTGATCCTTTTCGACACCTGCATCTTGATTGATGCTGGCCACGGCCTTGCAGAGGCTCTGGGAGAGTTAGCCTATTATCCATCCGCAGATTGGGCCATCAGTAGCATCACCTGGATCGAAATGATAGTGGGAGCCCAAGCCGGGGAGGAAGAAGAGACTGTCAGGTTCCTGCAAACCTTCCAGATACTGGAACTGGATCAAGCCATTGCCGCCGAGGCGGCCGCGGTCCGCCGCCATAGCGTACGGTCCACCCCAAAAATCGCCCTGGCCGATGCGATCATCCTGGCCACAGCCAAGGTGCACGGCTTGACCTTCATCACCCGCAATACGCGCGACTTCAAGGGCAAGAACGTCCGCATTCCCTACGAACTACGGCCCAGCACTACGTTTTCGGCAGTGAATATCGCGCCGCCGCCCTAA
- a CDS encoding M3 family metallopeptidase, whose amino-acid sequence MTNDALTNPLLDFSGLPRFDAITPEHVTPAVEHLLELNRAAVARLEAPAEQVTWENFVAPLENATEQLGRAWGIVSHLNNVVDTPELRAAYNDNLPKVTEFWTALAQNEALFAKYKAIKASPAFAGLSPARQRIIENAIRDFRMGGAELPADKKERFAAIQEEHAATSTRFSENVLDATNDWKLLIADAAELSGVPDDVKAAAKALAEKDGKQGFQFTLHFPSYYPLLQFADSRALREQVYRANATKASELAEAFSEREKWDNSQNIVTLLKLRAEEAHLLGYANFAEVSLVPKMAQSPEQVIGFLEDLAKRARPYAEQDLAELRQFAKEELGITDLQAWDLPYASEKLQERRYAFSAQEVKQYFPEHQVIDGLFRLVQSLFSVNIVRDEASTWHQDVRFYRIERDSKLVGQFYLDLYARAGKSGGAWMDDARGRRVEQGKLQTPVAYLTCNFTEPAVIDGQTQPSLFTHDEVITLFHEFGHGLHHMLTLVDELGVSGISGVEWDAVELPSQFMENFCWEWEVLSHMTAHVRSGEALPRSLYEKMLAAKNFQSGLQTLRQVEFSLLDMHLHYDYDPAGGKAVQDVIDAVRRQFSVVVPPAFNRFQNSFGHIFAGGYAAGYYSYKWAEVLSADAYAAFEEAAALGGGALTTETGRRFQKEILAVGGSRPALESFTAFRGREPSIDALLRHSGMAA is encoded by the coding sequence ATGACGAACGATGCCCTGACCAATCCCCTGCTGGACTTCTCCGGCCTGCCCCGCTTCGATGCGATCACGCCGGAACACGTCACCCCTGCCGTCGAGCATCTGCTGGAGCTGAACCGGGCCGCCGTGGCGCGGCTGGAAGCGCCCGCCGAGCAGGTGACGTGGGAGAACTTCGTGGCCCCGCTGGAAAACGCGACCGAGCAATTGGGCCGCGCCTGGGGCATCGTCAGTCACCTGAACAATGTGGTCGACACGCCCGAGCTGCGCGCCGCCTATAACGACAATCTGCCGAAAGTGACCGAGTTCTGGACCGCCCTGGCCCAGAACGAGGCGCTGTTCGCCAAATACAAGGCGATCAAGGCCAGCCCTGCGTTTGCCGGCCTGTCGCCGGCGCGCCAGCGCATCATCGAGAATGCGATCCGCGATTTCCGCATGGGCGGCGCCGAATTGCCTGCCGACAAGAAAGAGCGTTTCGCCGCCATCCAGGAAGAGCATGCCGCGACCTCGACGCGCTTCTCGGAAAACGTGCTGGACGCCACCAACGACTGGAAACTGCTGATCGCCGACGCGGCCGAGCTGTCCGGCGTGCCCGACGATGTGAAGGCCGCCGCCAAGGCCTTGGCCGAAAAAGACGGCAAGCAAGGCTTCCAGTTCACCCTGCATTTCCCGTCCTACTACCCGCTGCTGCAATTTGCCGACAGCCGCGCGCTGCGCGAGCAGGTCTACCGCGCCAACGCTACCAAGGCTTCCGAGCTGGCCGAAGCGTTCAGCGAGCGCGAGAAGTGGGACAACAGCCAGAACATCGTCACCCTGCTCAAGCTGCGCGCCGAAGAAGCGCATCTGCTGGGTTATGCCAACTTCGCCGAAGTGTCGCTGGTGCCGAAGATGGCGCAAAGCCCGGAGCAGGTGATCGGCTTCCTGGAGGATCTGGCCAAACGCGCCCGCCCTTACGCCGAACAGGATCTGGCCGAACTGCGCCAGTTCGCCAAGGAAGAACTGGGCATCACCGACCTGCAAGCCTGGGATCTGCCCTATGCCTCCGAAAAGCTGCAGGAGCGCCGCTATGCCTTCTCGGCCCAGGAAGTGAAGCAGTACTTCCCCGAACATCAGGTCATCGACGGCCTGTTCCGTCTGGTGCAGTCGCTGTTCTCGGTGAACATTGTGCGCGACGAAGCAAGCACATGGCACCAGGATGTGCGCTTTTACCGTATCGAACGCGATAGCAAGCTGGTTGGCCAGTTCTATCTCGACCTGTATGCGCGCGCCGGCAAGAGCGGCGGCGCCTGGATGGACGATGCCCGCGGCCGCCGTGTCGAGCAGGGCAAGCTGCAGACGCCGGTCGCTTATCTGACGTGCAATTTCACCGAACCGGCCGTCATCGATGGCCAAACCCAGCCTTCTCTGTTCACCCACGACGAAGTCATCACGCTCTTCCACGAATTCGGCCATGGCCTGCACCATATGCTGACCCTGGTCGATGAGCTGGGCGTGTCCGGCATTTCCGGCGTCGAGTGGGATGCGGTGGAACTGCCGTCCCAGTTCATGGAGAACTTCTGCTGGGAATGGGAAGTGCTGAGCCATATGACGGCCCATGTGCGCAGCGGCGAAGCGCTGCCGCGCAGCCTGTACGAAAAAATGCTGGCGGCGAAGAACTTCCAGTCCGGCCTGCAGACCCTGCGCCAGGTCGAATTCTCGCTGCTCGATATGCACCTGCACTACGATTACGATCCGGCCGGCGGCAAGGCCGTGCAGGACGTGATCGATGCCGTGCGCCGCCAGTTCTCCGTGGTGGTGCCGCCCGCCTTCAACCGTTTCCAGAATTCCTTCGGCCATATCTTCGCCGGCGGTTATGCGGCCGGCTATTACAGCTATAAATGGGCCGAGGTGCTGTCGGCCGACGCCTATGCCGCTTTCGAGGAGGCGGCGGCCCTGGGCGGCGGCGCGTTGACCACCGAAACCGGGCGCCGCTTCCAGAAGGAAATCCTGGCCGTGGGCGGTTCGCGTCCGGCGCTGGAATCGTTCACCGCCTTCCGCGGCCGCGAACCGAGCATCGACGCGCTGCTGCGCCACAGCGGCATGGCGGCCTGA
- the folD gene encoding bifunctional methylenetetrahydrofolate dehydrogenase/methenyltetrahydrofolate cyclohydrolase FolD gives MSAQLIDGIALSQKLRAEIAERAAALTAQGRQPGLAVILVGEDPASQVYVRNKVKACGDVGIHSVMEKYDADLSEAALLERIAALNADPSIHGILVQMPLPKHINPHKVIEAIAASKDVDGYSVLSAGELMTGLEGFRPCTPYGCMKLIESTGTDLRGKHAVVIGRSNTVGKPMALLLLQANATVTICHSATPDLGLYTRQADVIVAAVGRLNTLTADMVKPGALVIDVGMNRDENGKLCGDVDFANIKEVASHITPVPGGVGPMTITMLLMNTIESAERG, from the coding sequence ATGTCTGCACAACTGATCGACGGAATTGCCCTCTCCCAAAAACTGCGCGCTGAAATCGCTGAACGCGCCGCCGCCCTCACCGCCCAAGGCCGCCAGCCCGGCCTGGCCGTGATCCTGGTCGGCGAAGACCCGGCCAGCCAGGTCTATGTGCGCAACAAGGTCAAGGCTTGCGGCGACGTCGGCATCCATTCCGTGATGGAAAAGTATGATGCCGACCTGAGCGAAGCGGCCCTGCTGGAGCGCATCGCGGCCCTGAACGCCGATCCGAGCATCCACGGCATCCTGGTGCAGATGCCCCTGCCCAAGCACATCAATCCGCATAAAGTGATCGAAGCCATCGCCGCCAGCAAGGACGTGGACGGCTACTCGGTACTGAGCGCGGGCGAGCTGATGACCGGCCTGGAGGGCTTCCGTCCCTGCACGCCGTACGGCTGCATGAAGCTGATCGAATCGACCGGCACCGACCTGCGCGGCAAGCACGCCGTGGTGATCGGCCGCAGCAATACCGTGGGCAAGCCGATGGCCCTGCTGCTCTTGCAGGCCAACGCCACCGTCACCATCTGCCATAGTGCAACGCCGGATCTGGGCCTGTACACCCGCCAGGCCGACGTGATCGTGGCCGCCGTCGGCCGCCTCAACACGCTGACCGCCGACATGGTCAAGCCAGGCGCGCTGGTGATCGACGTCGGCATGAACCGCGACGAGAACGGCAAGCTGTGCGGCGACGTGGACTTTGCCAATATCAAGGAAGTGGCTTCGCACATCACGCCGGTGCCGGGTGGCGTGGGTCCGATGACGATTACCATGCTGTTGATGAACACCATCGAGTCGGCCGAGCGCGGCTAA
- a CDS encoding TIGR04438 family Trp-rich protein, producing MPIIILIAALCALRYFEVWRFAELSWWWIVGLMALAFLWFEFLEPMLGLDKRKAHNIDEQRRKDRVKKNFDKTRK from the coding sequence ATGCCCATCATCATCCTGATCGCCGCGCTCTGCGCGCTACGCTACTTCGAAGTCTGGCGTTTTGCCGAGCTCTCCTGGTGGTGGATAGTTGGGCTGATGGCGCTCGCCTTCCTCTGGTTCGAATTCCTCGAACCCATGCTCGGTCTCGACAAGCGCAAAGCCCACAATATCGACGAACAGCGCCGCAAAGACCGCGTCAAAAAGAATTTCGACAAAACCCGCAAATAA